From Microbacterium sp. CGR2:
GGCGTTCAGCCGGGCGGGCAGCCTTCCCCTGTCGAGCGTGGTCGCTCGACTCCAGGTGCACGCGACGACCGTGACGAGCACAGCCGAGCGTCTCGTGCGCGACGGCCTCATCGTGCGCGAACCGCACCCGCACGACGGGCGCGCAGCGCTTCTCACCCTCACCGATGCCGGACGCGACCTCGTCGAGCAGGCGACGGAGACTCTGAACGCCGAGGTCTTCGCTGATCCGGGACTCAGCCGCGACGACGCCGCGGAACTCGTCGCGATCGTGGCACGGATGCGGAAGAACGCGGGTGACTTCACCGACCCGCGTCCCCAGCCCGAGGCGCTCTGAGGTGGCACAGTTCATCCTCGAGACGATCGTCGCTGCGCCGCCGGAAGACGTGTTCGCCGCATCGCTCGACCCCGAACTGCACCTGCGGACGATGGCCCGGTACGGCGAGACCATGGTGGAAGCGCCCGCCGGTGGCGCTTTCGCCGAGGGCTCGACCGTGACATGGCAGGCACGACACTTCGGCATCCGGTTCCACCTTCGCTCGGTGGTGTTCGACATCGATCCGCCGCGGGCGTTCTCCGACCGGCAGATCGCAGGGCCGTTCGGCGCATTCCTGCACGAGCATGCGTTCACAGAGCATCCGGTCGGTACGGTGATGCGCGACACCGTCACCTTCCGGTCGCCTCTGGGACTCATCGGGCGGATCGTCGACGCCCTGGTGATGCGCGCATACCTGGGGCGCCTCATCGCGGAACACAATGCGGTGCTCGCCGCCGAGGTCGAGGGCCGCGGGCGTACCCTGTCGGGATGAGTGAACTGCGCCTGCACACCGTCCTGGTCGGCCGCGGCCCGGGAGCGGCGATCCTGCTCAGTGACGAGCAGGTCGCGTCCCTCGGCGCCGGCAAGTCCTTCCCTGTCGTCGTCACCATCGCCGGACGCACCGCCCGCCTGCGGCTCGCACGCATGAGTGGCGAGAACATGATCGGCTTCAGCAAAGCGATCCGCACCGATCTGGACGTCGAGATCGATCACGAGGTCGACGCCGTGATCCGGGTGGACTCCGCCGAACGCACCGTCGACGAGCCGGAACAGCTCGCCGCGGCGCTCAATGCCGAGCCCGCATTGCGCGCCGCTTTCGACGCCCTGTCGTACACGGCGCGCAAGGAGCACGCGCGCAGCATTGCCGACGCGAAACAGGAGGCGACCCGCGAGCGCCGCATCGCGAAGATCGTGGAAGGCCTCCGCGGCACGTAGCTCACGCGACCTCATCGGACCGTGACCTCATCGGTTGACGAACTTCGGTGGCCGCTTCTCGCGGAAGGCCGACATCCCCTCTTTCTGGTCCGCTGTGTCGAAGAGGGCGGCGAACGCCTTCTTCTCGTGCGCGAGACCGTCGGACAGGGTCGTCTCCATCGCGGCATCCAGTGCGGCCTTGGCGGCGTAGACCGACGGCAGCGACCTCGACGCGATGGTCTCGGCGAGCTTCTCGGTCTCGGCGAGCAGGTCGGATGCCGGCACCACCCGCGACACCAGGCCGGAGCGCTCGGCTTCTTCGGCGCCCATGAACCTGCCCGAGAGCACGAGCTCTGCCGCCTTGTAGTAGCCGACGGCGCGGATGAGTCGCTGCGTGCCGCCCATCCCCGGAATGACGCCGAGGTTGATCTCGGGCTGCCCGAACTTCGCCGTATCGGACGCGAGGATGATGTCGCACATCATGGC
This genomic window contains:
- a CDS encoding MarR family winged helix-turn-helix transcriptional regulator, translated to MVRSRPLPMDPLAEAKRQWLAHGWTDAADGMAVVTSVMRAQQLLLARVDATLKPFSLSFARYEVLRLLAFSRAGSLPLSSVVARLQVHATTVTSTAERLVRDGLIVREPHPHDGRAALLTLTDAGRDLVEQATETLNAEVFADPGLSRDDAAELVAIVARMRKNAGDFTDPRPQPEAL
- a CDS encoding SRPBCC family protein, yielding MAQFILETIVAAPPEDVFAASLDPELHLRTMARYGETMVEAPAGGAFAEGSTVTWQARHFGIRFHLRSVVFDIDPPRAFSDRQIAGPFGAFLHEHAFTEHPVGTVMRDTVTFRSPLGLIGRIVDALVMRAYLGRLIAEHNAVLAAEVEGRGRTLSG
- a CDS encoding YdeI/OmpD-associated family protein, producing the protein MSELRLHTVLVGRGPGAAILLSDEQVASLGAGKSFPVVVTIAGRTARLRLARMSGENMIGFSKAIRTDLDVEIDHEVDAVIRVDSAERTVDEPEQLAAALNAEPALRAAFDALSYTARKEHARSIADAKQEATRERRIAKIVEGLRGT
- a CDS encoding enoyl-CoA hydratase-related protein, translated to MTEYETILVEQRGRVGWITLNRPEALNALNGRLAEEVTAAALAFDRDDGVGAIVVTGSEKAFAAGADIKEMEGMSAARMLETDHFGVWSDFAAVRTPVIAAVSGFALGGGCELAMMCDIILASDTAKFGQPEINLGVIPGMGGTQRLIRAVGYYKAAELVLSGRFMGAEEAERSGLVSRVVPASDLLAETEKLAETIASRSLPSVYAAKAALDAAMETTLSDGLAHEKKAFAALFDTADQKEGMSAFREKRPPKFVNR